The nucleotide window AAGGCGAGCGACGTCATCGCGCGTACGGCGGTGCGAAGACATGATGGGATGGTTCAGGGCCTGCCCCAAGCTAGAAAGCACTTCGGAGCGCTGATCGTTTCGGCCAAATGGGGCAACAGAACGGCCCAGCGGGTACTTTCGGGCGCCGATTGCATCAGTCCGCCAGTGTCCAGATCATGCCCGCGCAAATTTTTGCTGGTGTCTTTGCGGATCGCCCAACACCGGATCACATACTGCCAATCGGCCGTGGTTGCGAGAACGCTTCTCTCGCCCCCGTGCTGGCCAACGGCAGACACTCGAACGCGGTAGCCCCACGAACAAGACGTCTCAATGTCAATCTTGCAAATTCCGTGGTATGCTTTCTCGTGTGGAGGCCGATTCCGGTCTGCGCAGTAAGCGATCTCATTTGAGATTTAACGGAGGGGCATATGGCCAAGAAAGCGAAGAAGGCGAAGAAGACCACTGTGAAAAAGGCCAAAAAGAAGAAGATGAAGAAGTAAGTCTTCGACGACCTTCTGCTCGTTCCGAGCAAGATGCCTGCTTGGCAACGTTTGCACTCGTCGACCTCGCTTTGATCTGAATGGACCGATCAATGGTTGGGCCGGACCGCATGGCGCCTTGGGCACCGTGCAGTCCGGCTCTCAAATTCTTACAGTCATTTCCCGCAGCTCTGCCCTGAGTTGGCCGAGGCCTCTAATGCAATCCATTCATCACCGTCAGGACGTTCGATAGCAGGACGCCAGTCGACATCAGCGCGGCAAGGCTGATGATCATTTGCGCCAGGCAAGTGCGCTTAAGCGTCACCGCTTGTGGATCGGGAAACAACATGAACGGACTCGCCATCGTCAGCTCCGTGAAGCGGTGAACGCGTTTGTAGTGGCCGAGAAATAGGGTGAGTCGCGCCGATCGCGATGCAGTATATTTGTCACCTATAAGGTTGACTCTTCACCGACTCGGCTGCGGCCAACTCGGGGGCACGAATTGAGACGCCGCGCCGAATCGGTTGGCTTAAGTTCAGGTAAACAAAAGATTAACGGCTTCCGTCGCGCGGCTAAAAGGCCCCGCCCGAGTGGGTCGGGCGGGGCTCGGTGGAGAGAACCTCAGTCGCCGTTCTTCCGCGGCCGCGACCAGAGCAGGGCATGACCTTCGCCTTCATCCTCGAACAGGTTCGCATAGATCGGCGCGTTGAACGAAGGATCATCGAGCTTGAGCGAAAGGTAGTCGCGGCCCTCCTCTGAGCGCTTCGACCAGGCTGCCCCGATCTCGGCCCGGCCGACGTAGACGCGGTGGCTGGGCGCGTTCTCGTTTGTGCGGTTGGGCTCGGCGACGATGCGGACGCCCTTCGCCTGCACGCTCAGGGTGACGATCTCGCCCTGAAAATCGTTGCCGACCTTTTTAAAGGAACCGATGTTAGCCATGTCACTTCTCCTTGAGTTTTCGAGCCCGCGACCACCGCAGCCTCGATGGCGATCGAGAGGCCGAATGACGATCGGCGACGCACCCGCTCGCGGGCCGGAGCGTAGCGAAGGACGCTAGCCGGAAGACTTTCTTGGCTCGCGAGGAATGGGCGTCAGCCCAGGGGAAGAAAGTCTTAACGGCGGCGTTGCGGCTCAGACGATCGAGGCGGAGCCGGTCTTCGGCCAGATCCAGCCATCAAGAGGCAAGGTGCGTCCGTGCGCTGAACAGCCTTAAAGGAGACGGGCGGCGGACGTCGGTCGTCCTGTACAAGAGGTCGAGAGGTTCAGGCGAAGAAAGGAAACAACGTACGGGAAAAGTCGGGCGTTGGCCGCCCCGAAATAGCCGTTAGAGAACGCCCGCCTCGACACTCACGGGGTCCGCGAATGATCGGCATAATGGCCGTGTAGTGCTCTGAGGAGACCGCCTCTCGCTGCGATGCCCGTCGTTGGCGATCTCGACGCGCCTAATGATCGAGGAGAACCCTGGGCGTCGAGCCGAAGGGCTATAACCGCCCTGGCCGCGAGAACTGGTTGACGTTCGGTTCGCCCTGCCCTGACTGACTGAAGCGGGCCAAGCTCGGCCAAGACGGTCATGCCGCCCGCCCCCGTGTCACCGATGAAGATCGAACCGATGCAGCAAAAGATCTCGCGCCAGACCGGGGATGGCATCCCAACGTACGATATCCGAGAATCACATGATAACCGGCAACGGCCGCCGGAATGGCAAAGACTGCCGCGATGACGGCGCGCAAGACGAATGACAGCGCCAGGGCAAAGGTGATCTGACCGATGAGGAGCATCAGCGCGGCGGCAGCGATGCCGACGAGCAACCTGCCGATGGTGCCCCGCGCACCATGAAATACCATCACGCCGGCAGTGAACCTAACCAGCAATGGAAGGGCGTCTACAGCGAGAGCAAAGATCGGAGTAGAATAGGCCGATGCGAAGGTATTGAGGAAGTCCGAGAGCAATTCGCGCCTTCCACCAACACCTGGACGCGAGGTTACTGAAGCCGGAACTAGTAAGAAGTGCGGCTCACTGTCTAACCACATTCCAGGTGGCGAATGTGCTCGGGGGCGCGATTGCGTCGGTTCCGACGCTTGCCCTATGCAGGGAGTTTTCGAAATCGGCATGGACGGCGATCACGCGCCGCCATCGCCAAACTTCCAGACCGGGATGCCGAGCCGTTTCGCCTTGTCGGCGAGATTGCTCTGGATGCCAGTGCCGGGGAAGACCATGACGCCGATCGGCAGGATCTCCAGCATCGCGTCATTACGCTTGAACGGTGCGGCCTTGGCGTGCTTGGTCCAGTCGGGCTTGAAAGCAATCTGAGGCACCTTGCGATTGGTCGCCCATTTGGCGGCGATCAGTTCGGCGCCTTTCGGCGAGCCGCCATGTAGCAGCACCATGTCAGGATGCTTGCCGTGGACCTTGTCAAGTCGATCCCAGATCAGATGATGGTCGTTGAAGTCGAGCCCACCGGTCAGGGCAATTTTGGGGCCGGCCGGCAGCAATACTTCGGTCTCCGCCCGGTGTTTGGCGACGAGGAAATCCCTTGAGTCGATCATCGCCGCAGTAAGCTTCCGATGATTGACCAGCGATCCAGAGCGAGGACGCCAGGGCGAGCCGGTATGGACCTGGAAGTGCTCGATGGATTGATCGCGGAAGAGTTCCATGCAGTTGCGACGTTCGACCAGCGTGATGCCTTCGGCCGTGAGCCGCTCGAGTTCGACCGATCTGATTTCCGAGCCGTCCTGCTCACGCTGGCTCTTCCGCTGCGCTTGCTCGTTATCGTCGAGCTCGCGCTCGATGCGCTCTGTTGCACGGTGGAACAGGTTGACCGTCGACCAGAGCAGGTCATCGAGATCCGGCTCGAGGCGAGTGTCGCTCAGGGTTGCGACGAGGGCGTCGAACATATCGGCGACAGCACCCGCGATCATCTTGCCTTCGGGAAGCGGCCTCGGGTCTGGCTCGTCGTTGAAAGGCCGGTAGCCAAAGAGCTGAAGTTCGCTAATGACGTGATCCATCGGGAATGAGCCGTGCGTTGGTTCGAAATCGAGGTCGTTGCGATCGGTTGTCATGGTCGAGGTCCTTTGCCCGGATCGGCCGCGCCCATCGCGGCCTTCGTGGCGATCACCTGACGGCGGGCGGAACGGACCAGAACCCGAAGCAAAGCGAAGGGCCGCAGCGACAGCGGAGGATGGCGAAGTCCGGCTATTTTGCTTCGCGATGCAAAGGCGCGTGGCGGGGGCCCCGCGAAGCTTTCTTCGTGGGGTGAACACCGCCGGCGGAAAATAGCCGGGCGCAGCCATTGCCGGTCCGGTCCGAATGCTGTCCGATCGCCCTCTAGAAGGCCAGGGCGCGGCCTCTCCTCGGCACCATGGACCTCTACCATCGACCTACTGTGAGGACGTCGCTGGCAACGCCGGCTGTTATCCATTCTCCGCCATAACCAAGAAGCGGGTAACGTCCTGCGGCGCGAGTTGAATGCGCATAGCCGCTCGAAGCTCGTGGATGCCGAACGTGCGGAGATCGTCATTAAAATCTCCCAACCGAGGAGACAAAGCGATCGCCACGATACCAGCAGCCTCCGAGCGCTGCCTGAGGGCAGCCGTCGCCGCGTGTCCCGCTGCATCCGCATCCCGGACGATGTAGAGGCGACGCAGCGTCGGCGGGAGCAGCATGGCAGCGAGGTGATTGGCCGATAGTGCGGCGGCCATTGGCAAGGTAGGCAGTGCGTAGCGCAGCGACAGGATGGTTTCGATCCCTTCGCCCGCGACAAGCACATCATTCGCCGTACCGAAACGAACTGCGTTGCCGAGCAGATCGCCCATTGCCCGTCGTGGTGTGTCGATCGGCGCCTTGCCGAGCCTGATCGGGTCAAACCCCTCAGGATTGAGCCAGGTCCGGTGCGCGCCTGTTATCCGGCCATCGAGATCGGTGACGCGGGCAATCATTGCAGGCCAAATCTCGGTCCGCGCGTCCTCATCCGGACGATAGTAGCAGCGTGGGTGGAAGCGCAGGCTCGCTCCGTAGTGCAGCTCGAAAATGGCGCGTCCGCGCAAATATGCCTCCACGAGGGTCCCATCGATCGGCCGAGATATCGCGAACAGCCGCCGCGCCGCTTCCGGCGATCCTGCCTTTACTGTTGCGCCGACCGGCTTCGTTGGGAGATCTGGGTGCGGTCGAGGGAGCTTAAGGAAGCGCGTTGCCTCGTCCACGACATCGCGGAATTCTATGAAGCCGCAGGTTTCGCGGATGATGTCGAGGAGATCACCATGTTCGCCCGTGGCGGCGTCGGTCCATTTGCCCGCAGGTCCCTTCGGAGATTTCTGTAACCGCACGAACATCGAGCGGCCTGGCGTGTTGCGGACATCGCCGACCAGCCAATAGCGCCCCATGCGCCGACCATTGGAGAGATAGTGGCGGCACACCGCCTCGGCCTCGCGCGCGAGGCGGTGTGCCAGTTCGGAAGCGTCGAACGGCATCAGACGGCCTCGCAGTGGGCGGGTTCTTCCGCCGGGCTCGAGGCGAGATCAGGCAAGAACGCGAGCAGATAATCCGCGACTTTGCTGGCCTGCGAAGCGGCGCGGACGATCGCGCGATTGTCTTCGCGGAGCACCTCAAGCCACGAACCAATGTAGTCCGCATGCCGCACGGTCGGCACGATGCCGAGCGAAGCACAGCAGAATGCGCCGGATATCTCCGCGATGATTTCCTCGAAGGCGTATTTCTTGGTGCCGTAACTTCCGGATAGATCCCGGTTGAGCCGTGAGAAATGGCCGCTGGCATGAGCCAACTCGTGCAGAGCCGTGCGATGCCAATTGATCGGCTCAAAGTAGGCAGCCGGAAATGGCACCTGAACGTAGTCCTCAGAGGGACAATAGAAAGCTCGGTTACCTCCGATTCGAAGATCGATGCCGCTGGCACTAATCAGCGCTTCGACTTGCGGCTCGATCATGTGAAGTAACGCGAGAGGCGCCATAGTCGACACCTCGGCTGGCAGCCCGTCACATTGGTCGGTATTGAAGACCGTAAAACGTTTCAGAAAGGGAATCGCTTGGGCTTCGTCGGCCGCCTCAATCGCCCGCTTCCTCTCCTCTTCGGGCACGAAGCGGTCAGCATAGACGACGGTCGTTCCTCGCTCTCCTTTGCGGACGTGGCCACCCAGCGACAATGCCTGCCGGAAGGTGAGCCAGCTCTGGCCGGAGAAGCCCCGCTCGACCACAGCGCTCCAGAGGATCAGGATGTTAATGCCGCTATATCGCCGATGTGTTGCTGCATTGTAAGGCATGGCAAGCGGCGCCTTCGCCGCAGCCGTTCCCCACGGCTGGACCCAGGGCACACACCCCGCCTCTAGTTCGGCAATGAGTCTATTCGTGATCTCGTCATAAAAATTGGTCCGGCTGGGGCTGCTCTGCGAAACTTGGTTGTGCCTGGACATCGCGGTTCTCCGCGACGGGCACCGCGAGCCTCTCTCGCGGCCATAAACCCGTCACGGCAATCCAGGCCGCCACTCTTGGCTCTCTGGAGATCTCCTCGTCTCGGCCATCTCGGTGCGTCTCGACCGTGAATGCGATCCAGAGTCCCATCCTTCTCAAAGCCCAGGTCGTGGAAACCGTGTGACCTCCTTCAACGCCCGGCGAGTGGGTTACGCGATAAGGAGATGAAGCTTATGTTGCTGACATCGAAATCGTGCGCGAGTATCGCGACGTTCTGACTCTAAGTGCGAATTTGCGATCCGATCGAAATGCGTAGCATGGGCACACGCCGATGACGCACGGGCGTTGTCTAATTGCGGGCGCAGGGTCAACTTTTGTGGCTCTCAGCCCCCCGAGACCATAGACCTCGGCAGCATGGACGGGCGGCCTCAGTTAGTTTGCTGTAAGCGCGGCATGGACCGTGAAATACTCTTGCAGCAGTTGGCGGTAGCCCACCGCAAGTCGCCCAGGGCGCCGCGCGCATTGCCAAAAAAGGAAGTGCCTTCAACCTGGATTAGGTCGTGGGGCAAGGTCCGGATGCATCAGCCCCTCGATCGTTGTCCGCTTTCTGACAGCGGCACACAAACCTGTGAGATTCAAAACATCGTGCACCGTTTGCGCATCGCGAACTGTTTCAAAGCACAATCAGGCGCTTAATGCGCGCGAGGAGCGCTGGCACGGCCGTTGCTCTATCTCACCGTAGGGCAATAAGGACCAATGAACATGAACGGCACGACAGGATCTTGGATCTACGGAAGAAAGCGCTGATGCCGAGGAAAGAACAGACCAAGGCCAAAGAATTTCGCGGCACTTCGATCCAGGGCGGTTTTGGGAGCATATCACAGAACGCGATAGTTGCGGCTAGAAGGGCCAGGCAAGACAATGACGGCCAGTGCCGTTGACGTATGCGTCGTTGGGAGTGGTGCCAGTGGCTCGATAGTTGCCCACGAGATCGCTCGAAACGGATTCCGAGTGCTCGTCCTTGAAGAAGGCCGGACGCTTCTCCCCGGCGCCTCACTGGCGACTGTCCAAAGTGGCTTCGATGACGCCTTGGTGCCCTCTCCTGCCGGGACGTTGACGCCGTTCGGGCGCCCCTGGAGCGTGTCGGCACTCGGCGGTGGAATGACGCTGTATGCCGGGATCGCCTTCCGTTATCGGACCGTCGATTTTGACGCGCGAGCGCATGTGGCCGCGGACGCGCTCGACCCAGTCTGGCCGATCGACTACGCCGAACTACGCCCCTATTACGAGGAGCTCGAACGGCGGATGGGGGTGGCCCGGCTCCCTGGCGCGGACCCGCTCGAACCGCCCAGCGATCCCGCCGTGCTGCCGCCGCACGAGTACAGCCCACAGGGCCTGTTGATCGCCAAGGCGGGCGGACGCCTAGGCCGGCTGCCGTTCCCCACCCCGCTGGCTATCAACTCGTTGCCCTATGGCGGCCGCCCGGCGTGTCACTGCTGCGGCCCGTGCAATGAACACCTGTGTCCGACCGGTGCGAGGGCCGACGCGCGGTCCCCATTCATTGACGTGCCCCTGCCGCCCGGCGCACTGACAGTCGCCCTGGGCAGCAAGGCCGTGCATATCGGCCTGGGCAACGTAAGCCGCGCGGACTCGGTGGAATGGCTGGACACCGTCACCAGTCAACGCGCTCGGGTCCGCGCCCGTTGCGTGGTGCTCACCGGCAACGCGGTGCAGTCTGCCGCCCTGCTGCTACGGTCGGCGCAGTCCGCGGCGCCCAACGGCATCGGCAACGCCACTGGCATGGTCGGCAGCGGCATCTCGTTCAAAATCAGTGGCTACGTGTCCGGCAGCACCACGCTGGACCGGCTGCCCGCGCGGTCGCCGGGCGGCCCGTTCTCCACGGTCGCAATGTCGGATCACTACCTCGACGACGAGGCGCCCTCCGGGCTGGGCGGAATGATCTACGAAGCCAGTCCTGCCGAACAGGCGGTTTGTGACGGCACTATAGCGCTACGGCTTCATTTCCTGGCGGCCGATCAGCCCATGCGCAAAAATACGGTCCGACTGGCCAACAGTCGAGATCGGCTAGGTCTGCAGAAAATCATTCTTGAATACTGGACTCATCCGCTGGACAAACGCCGATTAGGCTATTTGTCCCGACGCGCGTCGGAATTGCTGGCCGAAGCCGGCGTGAAAAAAGTCGATTACCAGGATTCCAACTATCAGTTCGGTCGCGGGCATCTGCATGGCGGCTGTCGAGCAGGGGTCGATCCAACAGAGTCTGTAGTCGACCGCTGGGGTCGGGTGCACGACATCGACAATCTCTATGTCGCGGACGGCGGGTTCTTTCCGTATTCCGGAGGCGTCAACCCGACCTTCACTATTCAGGCGAACGCGCTGCGGATCGCTCGAAGAATCGCCACGCAGCTCGCCTAACCGACCATGGGCGGAGAATCAACCGGAGATCGTTCATGTCCATGAACACGCCCAGTGGCACCTTGGCCGCGACCGACGCGCAAAAAACCGCACTCCGCCGCGCGCTGCGGATCACCGCGTCGGAGAAATGGGATCTCAACCGGCGTTTTCCAGTGGTGATGAGCCGCGCGTCCGGCGCGCATGTCTGGGATGTTAATGGAAAACAATACGTGGATTTCACCTCATGTAGCGGGGCCGCGCCGTTGGGAGCCGGATACGAACCTGTGCTTGCGCACGTCGCCACGGAAATGCGCCGCACCGGCGGCATCCTACCCGGGCCGTTGTCCGTGCACCGGGTCGAGTTGGCCGAACGGCTCGCGGAAATCTTCCCGGTCGCGCAACGCTCGGTGTTCTTCCGCACCGGCTCATGCGCCACCACCGCCGCAGTCCGCCTCGCCCGCGCGCACACCGGCGTCAACCTGGTGCTTACTAGCGGATATCACGGCTGGCACGACTGGCACTTACAGGACCGGCCAGCGATGGGGCTGCCCAGGCGGGACCCGGACAGCGTGGAGTTCCGCTACGACCTGGACCTGCTTGAGAAAGTGGCCAGCGCCCAGCGCGTCGCCGCGGTGATCATCACCCCCGAGGTCAACTTCTTCCCTGCCGAATACCACCGACGATTGCAGACGCTGGTGCACCAGCACGGTGCCCTGTTGATCCTGGACGAGGTTATGACCGGTTTCCGCTACGCCCTCGGCGGATACCACACCGCAGTCGGCCTCACGCCCGACCTGATCACGCTGAGCAAAGGACTGGCGAACGGCATGGCGCTATCTGCGGTGGCCGGTCGGGCGGACGTGCTCAACGCCACCGAAAAGACCTACCTGGGCAACACCTATCAGCGTGAGGTTACCCCGTTTGCGGCCGCGCTGAGCACCCTAGACGCGCTGCGCGACGGGACGGCGCTGGCGCGGATGCGTCAGGTTGGCGAGCAACTCATCAACGGGCTCAACGAGGTCTTCGTCGGCCAGCAGGTCGAGGCGTGGGCGTTCGCCTGGCCCACCATGTTCGACGTCATGTTTGCCGACGCCGAACTCGGCCACGCGTTCTTCCAGGAGATGTGGTCGCGGGGCTTCCTCATGCAGTACGGCGGCCGGTTCATGCCATCCGCGGCACTGTCCGACGCTGACGTACGGGCCGCGATCGAAGCCGCCGGACAGGCTTTGCCGGCGGCACTGGCGCGAGTGGATAGCACCGGCAGCGACCCGGATCCGGTGGCCGCCGCCGTGCGGTTCGCCGGTGATCATTTCGTGGCGACCCCGGATTCCGTCCGGCTCTGGTTCACTGCGCCCAGCCGCCCATGAACACCAGCTGTCAAACAGGGGACACCGCTATGTCCGAGGCCAACCCATTTCCCACTTCGCCGGTTCTGCTCGGCGGCGACAACAGGTCCGGCACGACCTTGCTGAGCGTCGTGCTGGACTCTCATCCCGATCTGGTGATCGGGCCGGAGATCGACTTCCTGGAGCCGCCAAATCTCGGTCCACACATCCTGCGCGCGATTGACCTGCTGGATGCCCGCGACCCCAAGGTGATCGGCACCACAAAAAGCACGACCGATCCATTCTGGTACGACGGCGTGCACTTCGCGGTGCAGTGTCGACGCTTTGGCCTGGAGTTCGACGACGTGCGCGAGCTGGTCACCAAGGTAATGGCCGAGGTGGCCAATGACATTGTGTCGTTCGCCGACCGGTGCCGGCTGATCAACGAGATCGGTGAGTTCCGCAGGGCTCAGACCGGAGCCCGGCGGTGGGGACTAAAACTACAGCGCAAGATCGCTCAGGTCGATTCTTACGCCCGGCTGTGGCCGAGGGCGCATTTCGTGCACATCGTGCGCGACGGTCGGGACCTGGCCGCCTCGCACCTGAAAACCGTGCCGGATTGGGGTTACCGGACCGCCGCCGAAGCCGCGCGGGGCTGGCTTGAAGTGGTTTCCCGGCCGCATCGGGTCGCGCCGCCGGACCGCTACCTCGAGCTGCGCTACGAGGATCTGGTAAGTCGTCCTCGACCCACCCTGACCCAAATCCTGGACCACCTCGGCTTGCCTTGGGACGAGGCCGTGCTGCGGCACGCCGAGTATCAGCACGCGCTCTTCGACCATCCGTACGGCCACCCGGCGGCCGAATCCGCTGGCAAACCGCTGCACTCGGGCCGGCTCGGTCGCTACGCCGAGGATCTGACGCGCGCTCAGATCGCGGAGTTCGAGCGGATCGCCGGCAGTGAACTGGCCCGGCTGGGCTATCCATCGGCCCCGACCTTGACCGTCGAAGCGTGAGCCGCGCCCACTGTTCCGCCGCCCTGCTCCGACTGCCGCGCGGCTACCTGGCGCTGCTCGTTGGCCAGACCGTGTCGTTGCTGGGCTCCCAGGTGACTATGCTGGCGCTGCCGCTTACCGCGATCACTCTGCTGGGCGCGGGACCCGTGCAGACCGGGCTGCTGCTGGCTTGCGGTCGGGCGCCGTACCTGTTGGCGGGCCCGTTCGCCGGCGTCATCGTGGACCGCCTCCCGCACCGGTGGATCCTGTTGATCGCCAACTTCGTGATGGCGGCAACGCTGGCCACGATTCCGCTGCTGGCCGGCCTTGGACATCTCGGAATGGTCCAGCTGTGTACGGCGACGGCGCTGGTCGGGGTGGCGGCGGTGAACGCCGAGGTGGCCTATCTGGCGTGCGTACCTACGGTGGTGGACCGGACTCAGCTGGTCCAGGCGCAGAGTTTGTTGGAGCTCAGCCAGGCGAGCGCGTTGGCAGCGGGTCCGTTCTTGGCCGGCTGGTTGGTGAGCGCGTTCTCCGCGCCGACCGCGATCCTGGCCGACTCGGCCTCGTTCCTGCTCGCCGCCGCGTTGCTGTCGCTCGTGCCGATGCGCGCGGCCGCGCGATCAGCGGCCGGGTCGACCCAGCTACTCGGCCAAATGGCCGAAGGGCTGACCACCGTGTTCGGCAACCCGATTCTGCGGGCAGTCACGTTGGCCACTGGCACCTTCATCTTTTGGTACAACGCATATTCGGCGGTCTTCCTGCTGCACCTGACGAAAGATCTGGGTTTGGAGGGCGGGACTGTCGGCGTGGTGCTCGGCATCGGTGCACTCGGTGGCGTCGTCGGCGCAGTCACCGCACCGTGGGCGGGACGCGCGATCGGCCTCGGGCCGGTGCTGATGGTCGCGCTGGCGCTCAGCGCTGGAGGCATGAGCGTGGCGGCGCTTCTCACCCGGCCGTGGTGGGCCGCGGTGGTGTGCGTGGCACTGTCTCAGTTCCTGCTGTCGGTTGGCCAAGGGATTTACAACGTGCAGCAGGTCCCCATTCGATATGCGCTGGCCCCGCACCGGCTGCAGGGCCGGGTGAACGCGAGCATCCGGAGCGTGGTGTGGGGGCTGGCGCCACTGGGCGCGCTGGTCGGCGGCGCGGCGGGTGCCGCATCGGGCCTGCGTGCCACGTTGCTGGCCAGCAGCGTTCTGGGCGCGGCGTCGGTGCTGTGGATCTGGCGGTCGCCGCTGCGCCACACGCACAGTTTGCGTCTCTGACCAGCGGACAGGACCGCTTATGGAGATCAAAACACTGGACGAGCTTGGCCTTCACCCGGGCCGGCTGACTGTGTGGCGGATCAAACGTGCCCGATCCTACCTGGCGCCCCGACCCGCGGGCGACGGTCTCACGTTGCTTCCACTTCGCGATAGTCTTCTGGCCCTCGCCTCCGTTCAGATGCTCCCGGGGCAGCAAAGATGCCAGCGAGTAATTCTAGCTGCCCGTCGACTTCTGGATCATCTCGTAGACGATGACTCTAACTCCCGATCATCTACCCACCGCGCCGCATGTCCCGCGACGAGAGCGGGCCGCTGCATCGACGTGGGCACGAGCAAGTTCGACGAGATGGTCACTGACGGCCGCATGCCACGCCCTAAGCGCGTTAACGGTCGTGTGATTTGGGACCGCTTATGGCTTAACACCGATGCCGCCGCCATCCCTGAGGACACAGAACTATGTCCAACATTAGGAGGGACGACGAAACAGGCTATGTTGGCCTCGCCCTCACCACCGAAAACAAGGACCCTAAGGGGCTGAAGAGATTCGGCGACTTCGTCAATTGCGAGGCGGTAGCAATCGGTCTCGGCGGCGCTCTCGTTCCCAATAAGGCGGAGTCGGTGCGGCCGCTTGCGCTTTAAGCAGCCGGCCCTTCTTCGCCGTATTTGCACGTCGCCAGGATGGGCAGGACGGCAGATCTTCAGTGCGGACCAATGGACTTTAGCAGTTCGCACTGATCAGTGAAGTTAGCCCAACGTTCGACTTTACATCAGCAACTCCGATTAGTTTGAGACCCGCTCCTGAAAGCCGATCCCGAAGAGGGCACGAATACGATGCATCAAGTTGTACACGCGGGCGGCGACTACGGCGGCGAACTGACCGACGCCAGCTGTGCAAGCGGGCCGACCGCCGCGCGAGACTTCGATCCGTGCCCTTTTTCGCAGAAGCCGCGATGATGACGCGCAGAACAACCTGAGAGCTCCGCTCCAAAAATCGACTCCCGCTCAATGGCTTCTTCATGCACGACCCCCACGGACCAAGCGATAGGGGCCGACACCTTGTGCGGCTCGAGCCAGTCCCTGCCGCACGCGCATCAAAAACCCTTTCGATGAGCACCTAAGCTCGCGGAAGCGATACCTCTTCTCGAGTCATCGTCTGCGCATCGTAAATTCTGACCTGAAGCATTGGAAAGCGCTTCTTCAGATCTTCTGCCCCTGTCTTTGCTCCGACTTTGGTCATAAATTCGGCTTTCAATCGACCATCCACTTCAAGCGCGTACCCTGACGTGGGCAGTTCGCGGGCGGCAGCAACCATTTCGTTTCTCCGTCGCACTGGGATTGTTGGAGGATAATAGCCTAGCGTGAGTCGCTCAAATCGCGCCAGCGGCAGAATGAGTCTGTGTGTGAATCGTCGCGAAGCTGTAGTTTATGAGCAAATTGGCCTTCCGACCTTCGATACTTCGGGGAATTCCCTGATCTCTTTGCTGAGATAAGAACGAATGGATGCCGCCCCTTCCAGCGTGATCGCGGCACACACCGCGGATATCGAAGATGGCCGCCGACGATGGGAAAGCGCTTGAAGCCAGCGATGGAGCGATCGGGCTCACACTAGAAGCGCCAAGGTCACGAAGCTTGCCGCGACGAACATGAGTAATAGCTCACGAAGCCGAATTTGCGGTGGGACCTGCACGGCGATCTCGCCGAAGTCGCCGCGCTGGTCCCGCCGGATCAGCAGCGCCCGGCCATGGTGGTAGCCGACTAATTCAAGCGGACTTTCAGTTACC belongs to Bradyrhizobium icense and includes:
- a CDS encoding MFS transporter, which gives rise to MSRAHCSAALLRLPRGYLALLVGQTVSLLGSQVTMLALPLTAITLLGAGPVQTGLLLACGRAPYLLAGPFAGVIVDRLPHRWILLIANFVMAATLATIPLLAGLGHLGMVQLCTATALVGVAAVNAEVAYLACVPTVVDRTQLVQAQSLLELSQASALAAGPFLAGWLVSAFSAPTAILADSASFLLAAALLSLVPMRAAARSAAGSTQLLGQMAEGLTTVFGNPILRAVTLATGTFIFWYNAYSAVFLLHLTKDLGLEGGTVGVVLGIGALGGVVGAVTAPWAGRAIGLGPVLMVALALSAGGMSVAALLTRPWWAAVVCVALSQFLLSVGQGIYNVQQVPIRYALAPHRLQGRVNASIRSVVWGLAPLGALVGGAAGAASGLRATLLASSVLGAASVLWIWRSPLRHTHSLRL
- a CDS encoding sulfotransferase family protein, with the protein product MSEANPFPTSPVLLGGDNRSGTTLLSVVLDSHPDLVIGPEIDFLEPPNLGPHILRAIDLLDARDPKVIGTTKSTTDPFWYDGVHFAVQCRRFGLEFDDVRELVTKVMAEVANDIVSFADRCRLINEIGEFRRAQTGARRWGLKLQRKIAQVDSYARLWPRAHFVHIVRDGRDLAASHLKTVPDWGYRTAAEAARGWLEVVSRPHRVAPPDRYLELRYEDLVSRPRPTLTQILDHLGLPWDEAVLRHAEYQHALFDHPYGHPAAESAGKPLHSGRLGRYAEDLTRAQIAEFERIAGSELARLGYPSAPTLTVEA